GCCCTTTTTCGGGAGAAGCCGGCGTTGTGCTGGTGTTGTCGGGCGGCGGCACAAAAGGTTTCGCACATCTGGGGGTCATCGAGAGCTTAGAGCTCAACGGAGTGCCCATTGTCGGCATCGTAGGCACGAGCATGGGTGCGCTCATGGGAGCACTCAGGGCTTCCGGGTACAGTGCTCAGGACATGCACCGAATCCTGAAGGAGTTAGACCTCCCGAGCCTCCTCAGCGAGAACACCGGGCCGATGTTCGTCTTCACGGGCAACGACCGCCGGGCCAAGACAAGCACGATTCCTGCCCTGACGTGGAAGAAGCAGGACGGCCAGCGCGGGCCGAAGGGACTGCTCACGGGCGACAAGCTCTACGAGTACTTTTCTCAGCTCATGAGGCACGTAACAGAGACAGACTTCTACCATCTGCCTATACCTTATGCCGCAGTAGCAACGGACATAGAGACCGGCGAAAAAGTTGTCCTGAAGAGCGGAAACCTCGCGGCCGCAATGAGAGCTTCAATGTCGATACCGATGCTGTTCGAGCCGTGGGTCATTGACGGGCACGTTCTGATTGACGGCGGAGTGGTCTCAAACCTCCCGGTGTACACTGCGCGCGAGATGTTTCCCGGCATTCCGATAGTGGCGGTGGACATCTCGGACGTGATGCTCAACGGCGTAAATTCCTACATGGACGTTGTGAACCAGGCACTGACAATCCTCATGAGGCGGACGACGGACGAGGAAGGTGCTGCGGCAGACATTCTCCTGAAGCCGAACGTTGCAGGGCTCGGAATGCTCGACACTGATGACCCGGAAAAGATCATCGCACTCGGAGCTGATGCGGCGATGGAGAAGATCGACGAGATAAAGGCACTCTCGGAGCAGGGCCCGGCACTGTTCACGCTTCAGGAAGAACGCGAGCTCAGCGACGTAATCGGCGACATCGAGGTTCACGGACTTCCGCCGAAGCTGGAAGAGATGGTGCGCAGAAGGATGCTGCGTCTTGTGGGCAGGAAGGCGGACAACGAAGAGATTGACGACATCATGACGAAACTGTCAGAGGCTTCAGGCATTGAGCTTGCTGACTACCAGCTCGGCCGCACAGAGAAGGGCGATGTGCTCGTCCGTGTTGACGTTAGGCAGTCGCCGGAGCTGAAGATAGGGATTTCCGGCTACACAACGAACCTTCACCCGAACAGATGGATGTACGTTAAGGGCGAAGCAAGAGGCATGTTCTCGGAGTACGACTCGCTCGTGGGAGTCGCGAAGATAGGCGACCAGTGGGGAATAGACCTGACCTACCAGACAGCCCCCCAGCCTATGGACGCGTGGCAGTTCACTCTGAGTGCGCAGAACTGGAAGCCCGCAGGCGACGACAAGCTCCGCAACTGGGACAGGTACGCCGCGGGAGTGAGCAAGTTATTCACGTGGGGAGATGTCAATGTCGGGATAGGCTACGCGTACGAGCACATCGAGGGCGACGCTGTCTCCGGCAACGACGACACGGACTCCGCCGGACCGACGTTCTTGGCCGAGTACGACACGCTTGATGTCCCGTCAGACCCGATGCACGGCCATGCGTGGAAGATAAATGCTTGGTGGCCGGACTTCGACGAGATTGTGTACCGGCTGAGCTACTTCAAGCCCCTCGACGTGTCGAGCCTGTGGAGGACGTATTTCCGCGCCGGTTTTGCGGAAGGCGACATGAACCGCAGAAGCCACGCGGTATATCTCGGAGCGGCTGAGGAGCTGTACTCCGTCGCACGCAACCCCATCGAGGCCGAACGCATGTTCTGGACGAAT
The sequence above is drawn from the Synergistaceae bacterium genome and encodes:
- a CDS encoding patatin-like phospholipase family protein — protein: MKKFLCAVIAAFMLALSPFSGEAGVVLVLSGGGTKGFAHLGVIESLELNGVPIVGIVGTSMGALMGALRASGYSAQDMHRILKELDLPSLLSENTGPMFVFTGNDRRAKTSTIPALTWKKQDGQRGPKGLLTGDKLYEYFSQLMRHVTETDFYHLPIPYAAVATDIETGEKVVLKSGNLAAAMRASMSIPMLFEPWVIDGHVLIDGGVVSNLPVYTAREMFPGIPIVAVDISDVMLNGVNSYMDVVNQALTILMRRTTDEEGAAADILLKPNVAGLGMLDTDDPEKIIALGADAAMEKIDEIKALSEQGPALFTLQEERELSDVIGDIEVHGLPPKLEEMVRRRMLRLVGRKADNEEIDDIMTKLSEASGIELADYQLGRTEKGDVLVRVDVRQSPELKIGISGYTTNLHPNRWMYVKGEARGMFSEYDSLVGVAKIGDQWGIDLTYQTAPQPMDAWQFTLSAQNWKPAGDDKLRNWDRYAAGVSKLFTWGDVNVGIGYAYEHIEGDAVSGNDDTDSAGPTFLAEYDTLDVPSDPMHGHAWKINAWWPDFDEIVYRLSYFKPLDVSSLWRTYFRAGFAEGDMNRRSHAVYLGAAEELYSVARNPIEAERMFWTNIALRRIINRTAMGVIAGELFASWGYAMDKEWHKVDAPWEIGLAVNFPNNFVDMKFAVMYGSEEFKAGFFIGVPVWDHFPLP